In Mucilaginibacter sp. KACC 22063, the genomic stretch AGTTTATCAATCCGCCGTTTACCCTGCTGATGATTGAGCGGGGTTTCGAGCGCAAATCTGATGGCAAAGACTGGAAGATTGACAAGCACTGGGTAGACTTTGATGATATTGCAGACCCTATGAAACGTGCTGCCGTAGCAGCCGAAGATCAAAAGTTTTTGAACCATTTTGGGTTCGACTTTAAAGCTATGGAACGTGCTATTGATAAGAACCAGCACAGTCATAAGCTGATGGGGGGGAGCACTATCTCTCAGCAAACCGCCAAAAATGTATTTCTGTGGCCCGGGCGTTCATACGTGCGTAAAGGTTTTGAGGCCTATTTTACCATGCTGATAGAGCTGTTCTGGAGTAAGAAGCGTATAATGGAAGTTTACCTGAACATTATTGAAATGGGGGATGGTATTTACGGTGTAGAAGCTGCTGCGCAGGAATATTACCATGTACATGCCTCGCAGTTGAATAAGTATCAGGCTTCGGCCATTGCGTCTATTTTTCCTAATCCGTTGAAATGGTCGCCCACCAATCCTGACGACCGTCTGCGGCACCATCAGTACCTGATCCGCAAGAACATGCGCAGGTTAGGGCCACTTGATTTTTAGAGCCTTGCCCGGCCCTCTCCAAAGGAGAGGGAGTCGAATAATTTAAGTATTTGCGTGTTTGTGATTGCTTCATCAACCCTTATCGGGATGCTTCGCAATGACAAATGAGTTTAAAGTCCTCCCTACTCCAAATGAGTCCATTGGACTGGGGAGGATTTAGGTGGGGCCTCTTCTACTTCTTAAACACAGCCAAATAACCTCCACCACTTTTCAGGTCGACATTTAGCCTGGTTTTATTTGTAGTGGGCGAATGCTCAATGGCGGTTTTCATGCGGGTGTCGGTATCATGCAGAATTGTTGTGGTATAATTGCCGATGCCTAAAAAGCTAAGGCTAATATTAGCGGTTTTAGGCGCTTCTTCCCCATTCAATACAGTCAGGTACCATGTAGTGCCATTGCGGCGTGCCAAGGCTGCAATTTCGCCAATTTTGGTAGCAGGTAGTACAATGGTCTCATCCCAGGTTACGGGCATATCTCTCACCATATCTTTTATGTTGCTTTTCAGTAACGAATCCGGGTCGGCTGCCAGGCACATAAACGGCGAGGTAAAGGCAGCAACGGTAGCTACCTGGTGTGTAAGGGTTGTGCCATGTGTTATTTTTTCCGAAAAGCTAAGTGGTGTATAGTCGGCATGGCCGGCCAGGTAGCGGGTGAAAAGTAGGGTTGTGTTGTGAAAAGGCCAGCTTTTAACGGTGTTTTCCAAGCCACGTACACCTTCGCGGCTAAGTTCGTTCGGCCAGGTGCGGCTTTGCCCGGTAGGCTTGTCTGCGCCGTGGAAATCAAGCATCAGGTGCAGCTTTGCGGCATCTTTAAGCGCTTTCAGATAAAATGCTAATACCTGCTGTTTCTCGCTGTCAAAATAATCTATCTTAATGCCTACCACGCCTGAATCTTTACAACGTTTAAAGAATTCTGCACGATAGTTATCATCCTCCAGTCCGGGTACGCCCTCATCTAATGGGTACGATTTCCAAACCCAGATCTTTACATTTTGCTTTGCAGAGTAAGCTACCAGTTCTTTCAGCATGTCGAAATTGTCCTGGTTGCCGTTTTTCCAGTGTGCCCAGCCGGCATCTACCAGGTTATAAGTAATGCCTAACTTACCCGCCAGGCGCGAAAACTCTTTCATGTTATCAAGTGTAACCGAGCGGCGCTCCGTTAACCACGACCATACACTTTTGCCCGGCTTAACCCAGCTTGTGGCAAAGCCATCAGGAAATAATGTTTTATCCGGCTTAGGTGATACATTGGCTACGATATCGCAATTAACCAACGTATTTAACGAGCCTATTTCTATAATGCGCCAAGGCGTTTCAATGTTGCCATTAAGCACAATGTTGCCTTTTAAATTAGCTTGTAGCGTATGCTTTTCTCCGGATTTTAAAGACATCCCTGCAAAATCAATAACACCGCCCTCGGTAATGGCAATGTAGGTGCCTGATGATAGCTTACCTGTAAGGGGAGGAGCGAACAACTGACCGGCTTTAATATCTTCTATATTTTGCTTTTGGTATTCGCCTTCATAGTCGTTAATGTCAGCTTGTCCCCAAATGGTAGTACCCACCGGAATATTAAACTGGGTATTATCTTCAGTGATCTCAACCTTTCCGCTGGCTGGCAAAATGTATCTGAAGGCAACGCCGTCATTATAAACACGTGCTTCGAGGCTAATTACCTTCTTGCCTTTTTCATCTAACACCGGCAGTAGCAAGTCGGTACATTTATTTACTGCTTTAGCATGTACACCCCGCCATGCGTATGTTTCATTAATAAAACGTTTTACCTGTGTCCCAAATTTAAAAGGTTGCTGCTGTGGTAAAGTACTGGCTATGCCTAAAGCAGATGGCTGAATAACTGTTTTAGCATCCTGCTTTACATTATAGGTTAGTGCGTGGTTATTGATGGAAAGGTTAAGTTTAATGTGGCCATCGGGGCTGCTGAGTGTTTGGGTGTTTTGCCCGAATGTAACAGCAGAAGCGGCGACCAAAAGGCAGGTAAGCAAAGCTTTCATAAATGTCAGGTTTACAGTATTGATTTTTCAATGATAATGTTTATTGCTGTAAATGACAAGTGATTTAATTATTACAATGACGCTTTAATTACGGATTGAAATTGGCAAAGCCTTAAATTTGTACATGGCTGAAAATGAAATTCTGAACCTGGATGATGTGAAATTATTGGTAGACACCTTCTACGGAAAGATCAGGACTGACGAATTATTAGGGCCTATTTTCAACGAGCGGATACAAGACCGCTGGCCAATACATTTAGAAAAAATGTACACCTTTTGGCAAACGCTGTTACTGGAACAACATACTTACCATGGCAGGCCTTTCCCGCCGCACGTGAATTTGCCGGTTGCCCATGAGCATTTTGAACAATGGCTGGCTTTGTTTACAGCTACTGTTGACGAATTGTTCAGCGGCGAAAAGGCAGCCGAAGCTAAATGGCGTGCAGCTAACATTGCCAAGATGTTTGAAACCAAGATCAATTACTTCAGAGGGCACGAGGGTAGGGCGATATTGTAATCTTCTACGTATTTTCTTGTGTATTACTTTCGGCACTAACAATCAATTTGTTATGATAAATAATTGTAAGCAATTCCTTGTTTATATCAATTAATCTTACGAAGATTGTGATATCATTTTAATATCAAATTAAATTATATGAATACCGAAAAAACCTTACAACCTTATAACGGCTATGCAGCCACGATAGTTGGTATTATTGCATTAGTAGGAATTGCCATTTCAGGAGCTACAGAGCAGACCGTAATTTTAATCTGTTGTATCCTGCTATTTATTTTTGCAGTAAAGGGGCTTGTTATTGTAAGCCCTAACAGTGCTAAAGTTTTGTTGCTTTTTGGTAAGTATGCGGGCAGCATAAACCAAAATGGATTGTTTTGGATTAATCCGTTGTATTTGCGGGTAAGCCTGTCATTAAAGGCACGCAACTTTGAAAGTGAGAAAATAAAGGTGAACGATAAAATGGGTAACCCGGTATTAATAAGCGTAATATTGGTTTGGCGCATTAAGGATACCTTTAAAGCAACCTTTGAGGTAAACAATTATGATCAGTTTGTACGTATACAAACAGATTCGGCTGTACGTAAACTGGCAGGTAGTTTTCCCTATGATCATTTTGAGGATGAACGGGCTACCATTACCCTAAGTACCAATTTTGATGATATTAATAATGCCTTGGAAACTGAAATTACCGAACGTTTAGAGATGGCAGGTATTGAAGTTGTTGAAGCCCGTATAGGTTACCTGGCTTATGCGCCGGAGATAGCGCACTCCATGCTTCGCCGCCAGCAGGCATCAGCTATAGTTGCTGCACGCCATAAAATAGTTGAGGGCGCAGTAGGGATGGTTGAAAGCGCCTTGAAATTATTGTCTGAAAAGGAAATCATCAATCTTGATGAAGAACGTAAAGCAGCTATGGTAAGTAATCTGATGGTTGTGCTTTGCGGTGACAGGGAAACCCAACCAGTAGTAAATACAGGTAGTTTATATCAATAACAGAGAATGGCGGAAAAGAAATCGTTTGCTTTACGGATTGATGCAGAAACCATGGCTGCCATTGAAAAATGGGCAAACGATGAGTTTAGGAGCGTTAACGGGCAGATAGAGTGGGTACTGCACAATGCTTTGAAAAAAGCAGGCCGGCTTGATAAAGCAAAAAAGAAATCGCAGGATAAAG encodes the following:
- the mtgA gene encoding monofunctional biosynthetic peptidoglycan transglycosylase, translated to MKGIWRLALRILKLLAIAFFGISIIWVLALKFINPPFTLLMIERGFERKSDGKDWKIDKHWVDFDDIADPMKRAAVAAEDQKFLNHFGFDFKAMERAIDKNQHSHKLMGGSTISQQTAKNVFLWPGRSYVRKGFEAYFTMLIELFWSKKRIMEVYLNIIEMGDGIYGVEAAAQEYYHVHASQLNKYQASAIASIFPNPLKWSPTNPDDRLRHHQYLIRKNMRRLGPLDF
- a CDS encoding glycoside hydrolase family 97 protein, with product MKALLTCLLVAASAVTFGQNTQTLSSPDGHIKLNLSINNHALTYNVKQDAKTVIQPSALGIASTLPQQQPFKFGTQVKRFINETYAWRGVHAKAVNKCTDLLLPVLDEKGKKVISLEARVYNDGVAFRYILPASGKVEITEDNTQFNIPVGTTIWGQADINDYEGEYQKQNIEDIKAGQLFAPPLTGKLSSGTYIAITEGGVIDFAGMSLKSGEKHTLQANLKGNIVLNGNIETPWRIIEIGSLNTLVNCDIVANVSPKPDKTLFPDGFATSWVKPGKSVWSWLTERRSVTLDNMKEFSRLAGKLGITYNLVDAGWAHWKNGNQDNFDMLKELVAYSAKQNVKIWVWKSYPLDEGVPGLEDDNYRAEFFKRCKDSGVVGIKIDYFDSEKQQVLAFYLKALKDAAKLHLMLDFHGADKPTGQSRTWPNELSREGVRGLENTVKSWPFHNTTLLFTRYLAGHADYTPLSFSEKITHGTTLTHQVATVAAFTSPFMCLAADPDSLLKSNIKDMVRDMPVTWDETIVLPATKIGEIAALARRNGTTWYLTVLNGEEAPKTANISLSFLGIGNYTTTILHDTDTRMKTAIEHSPTTNKTRLNVDLKSGGGYLAVFKK
- a CDS encoding group III truncated hemoglobin, coding for MAENEILNLDDVKLLVDTFYGKIRTDELLGPIFNERIQDRWPIHLEKMYTFWQTLLLEQHTYHGRPFPPHVNLPVAHEHFEQWLALFTATVDELFSGEKAAEAKWRAANIAKMFETKINYFRGHEGRAIL
- a CDS encoding SPFH domain-containing protein, with translation MNTEKTLQPYNGYAATIVGIIALVGIAISGATEQTVILICCILLFIFAVKGLVIVSPNSAKVLLLFGKYAGSINQNGLFWINPLYLRVSLSLKARNFESEKIKVNDKMGNPVLISVILVWRIKDTFKATFEVNNYDQFVRIQTDSAVRKLAGSFPYDHFEDERATITLSTNFDDINNALETEITERLEMAGIEVVEARIGYLAYAPEIAHSMLRRQQASAIVAARHKIVEGAVGMVESALKLLSEKEIINLDEERKAAMVSNLMVVLCGDRETQPVVNTGSLYQ
- a CDS encoding Arc family DNA-binding protein, with translation MAEKKSFALRIDAETMAAIEKWANDEFRSVNGQIEWVLHNALKKAGRLDKAKKKSQDKEP